The proteins below come from a single Chelmon rostratus isolate fCheRos1 chromosome 10, fCheRos1.pri, whole genome shotgun sequence genomic window:
- the si:ch211-229n2.7 gene encoding phospholipase A and acyltransferase 2, translated as MDYLEQIEEIVSTAKFGDLIEFSYPIGYSHWGVYDEDGYVIHFAVAEEGQLMSSVRTSLQTIFPVCGDLLLGETRIRRVPLGEVNVPQGAHVLISNNRHAFTPSAPKEMRLRRDALLDQDFSYHLFNLNCEHFATFVRYGKAVCNQIPTRPKNLECVEATATFQDIVCPKETA; from the exons ATGGATTATCTGGAGcag ATTGAAGAAATTGTGTCTACTGCCAAATTCGGAGACTTGATAGAATTTAGCTACCCCATTGGATATTCACACTGGGGAGTGTATGATGAAGATGGATATGTAATCCATTTTGCTGTTGCAG AGGAGGGACAACTGATGAGCAGCGTACGTACTTCCCTGCAAACAATCTTCCCTGTGTGTGGGGACCTTCTTCTTGGGGAAACCAGGATCCGCAGAGTGCCTCTTGGTGAGGTGAATGTCCCGCAAGGAGCCCATGTCTTGATCAGTAACAACCGCCATGCCTTCACACCATCAGCACCTAAGGAAATGAGGCTACGCCGCGACGCCCTTCTTGATCAGGACTTCTCATATCATCTATTCAATCTCAACTGCGAGCACTTTGCCACTTTTGTACGCTATGGAAAAGCTGTGTGCAACCAG ATTCCTACAAGACCCAAGAATCTAGAGTGTGTGGAGGCAACTGCAACCTTCCAAGACATTGTCTGCCCCAAAGAAACTGCTTAA